One genomic segment of Flagellimonas marinaquae includes these proteins:
- a CDS encoding (2Fe-2S)-binding protein, producing MASFTLNINGKKQEVDVDPSTPVLWVLRDHLNLVGTKFGCGIAQCGACTVHMDGTATRSCMLTVSMVGNSEITTIEGLSEEGDHPVQKAWLEVDVPQCGYCQAGQIMTASALLEKNPNPTDEEIEMAMNGNICRCGTYTRIKKAVKLAAKS from the coding sequence ATGGCATCATTTACATTAAACATCAACGGAAAAAAACAAGAGGTCGATGTGGATCCGTCCACTCCCGTTCTCTGGGTTTTAAGGGACCACCTTAATTTGGTCGGCACTAAATTTGGCTGTGGCATAGCCCAATGTGGCGCATGTACGGTTCATATGGACGGCACTGCGACCAGATCTTGTATGCTAACCGTATCTATGGTCGGCAATTCGGAAATCACCACCATCGAAGGTTTATCGGAAGAAGGTGACCATCCAGTGCAAAAAGCTTGGCTGGAGGTGGATGTGCCTCAATGTGGGTACTGTCAAGCAGGACAAATAATGACTGCTTCCGCACTTTTGGAAAAGAATCCAAACCCAACGGACGAAGAAATAGAAATGGCCATGAACGGAAATATTTGTCGTTGTGGAACCTATACCAGAATCAAAAAAGCCGTAAAGTTGGCTGCTAAATCATAA